The Agelaius phoeniceus isolate bAgePho1 unplaced genomic scaffold, bAgePho1.hap1 Scaffold_261, whole genome shotgun sequence sequence agtttatcctagtccctcccagtataaaccagtaaccccaaaccccctcccagtccttcccagtttatcccaatcccctcccaatccctccaaagcccctcccagtcccctcccagtataaaccagtaaccccaaaccctctcccagtttatcccagtccctcccagtttatcccagttccctcccagtctctcccagtttgatcccagtaaccccaaaccccctcccagtccctcccagtccctcccagtataaaccagtaacccccaaaccccctcccagtccctcccagttcaattttggggttcccagttccctcccagttccttcccagtataaaccagtaacccccaaaccccctcccagtccctcccagttcaatTTTGAGgttcccagttccctcccagttccttcccagtataaaccagtaaccctaaaccccctcccagtataaaccagtaaccccaaacccctcccagtataaaccagtaaccccaaaccccctcccacttccctccagtccctcccagtataaaccagtaaccccaaacgccctcccagtttatcccaagtccctcccagttccttcccagtataaaccagtaaccctaaactccctcccagtataaaccagtaaccctaaactccctcccagtataaaccagtaaacCCCAAAcgccctcccagtccctcccagtataaaccagtaaccccaaaccccctcccagtataaaccagtaaccccaaaccccctcccagtcctcccaatcccctccagtataaaccagtccaaaccagtccaaaccagtccaaaccagttcCCACCATGGATCTCCTCCAATCCCTCCAAATCTTGGCCAGGGACAACCTCAACTTCTTCTCCCCCCCTCCCACCTCCACCATTTCCTCCATTTCCGGCCTTTCGGCGCCATTTCCGGTTCCGGCCCAGCCACTTCCGGTTTCCCATCCACTTCCGGTCTTTCCTCCACTTCCGGTTTTCCCTCCACTTCCGGTTCGGCTTCCGGCGCCGTTTCCGGCCCCGTTTCCTCCACCTCCCGACGTTTTCGCCGACGCCTTCTCCGCCCTCCTGCGCCacggccgccatcttggcccCGCCCTGTCCCGCCTGAGCCAAATCGCCCCAAATTTCGACCTGGACCCCTCCACGCCGGGCAACGGCTACCGGAGCCTGCTGCAGGTGGTGCAGGTGTGCCTGGAGCGCGCCCGTCGAGCGCAGCCGCTACGTGGCCCTCCACCGCCGCAGCCTCTTCTTCCGCGCCGGCGCCAACGCCGCCGAGATCGAGGCCGTGGCGGCCGCCCTGGGGCAGCTGCGGGCGCTGACGGTGCTGGCCCTCAAGATGGCCGAGATCTCCAAGCCCGGCTGCCTCTTCCCCGACGGGGAGAAggtgaggaaggagctggggaaggacgaggaggacgaggaggaggaggaggaggaggaggaggaaggcatcAGCGAGGTGGTGCTGCGGGAGTACAGCACCATGCACAACGGCTGCTTCTACGGGAGGTGCTTGGGCTTCCAGGTGAGGAACCTTGggaggtttggggattttttgggttcttctgggatttttggggatttttgggggttttttggtgattttttgaggttttatGGAGTTTCTGGAAGTTCTCGGAAGGTTTGGGATGGTTGCATTGGTTGCTCTTGGCTTGGTTGACCATTGGTTGGTTGGTCTTGGTTTTATTGACCATGGGTTGGTTGGTCTTGGTTCTATTGGCCATTGGTTGGTTGGTCTTGGTTCTTCTGGTCTTCATCAACCATTGGTTGGTTGCTCTTGGCTTGGTTGGCCAGTTGTTGGTTGGTCTTGGTTCTTCTGGTCTTCATTGACCATGGGTTGGTTGCTCTTGGCTTGGTTGACCATTGTTGGTGACGATGCACAACGGCTGCTTCTACGGGAGGTGCTTGGGCTTCCAGGTGAGGAACCttggaggtttggggttttttttgggttcttctgggattttttggggtttttttgtgattttttgagggttttatGGAGTTTCTGGAAGTTCTTGGAAGGTTTGGGATGGTTGCATTGGTTGCTCTTGGCTTGGTTGACCATTGGTTGGTTGGTCTTGATTGACCCTTTGTTGACCTTGGTTGGGTTGACCATAGTTGGGTTGGGTTGAccatggttgggttgggttgtcTTGACCATGGATTGTGTTGACCATTGGTTGAGTTGGGTTGACCATGGTTGGGTTGACCATTGGCTGACCATTGGTTGACCATTGGTTTACCATGGTTGGGTTGACCACTGGTTGACCACGGTTGACCATTGTTTGTATTGACCATTGGTTGACCATTGGTTGACCATGGTTGGGTTGTGTTGACCATTGGTTGAGTTGACCATGGTTGACCATTGATTGACCTTGGTTGACCATTGGTTGACCATGGTTGTGTTGACCATTGATTGACCATTGGTTGACCATTGGTTGACCATGGTTGAGTTGACCATTGGTTGACCATGGTTGGGTTGAGTTGACCTTGGTTGACATTGGTTGACCATTGGTTGACCATTGGTTGACCATTGGTTGACCATGGTTGTGTTGGCCATTGGTTGACCATTGGTTGACCATGGTTGTGTTGGCCATTGGTTGACCACGGTTGGGTTGGGTTGACCATGGTTGTGTTGACCATTGATTGACCTTGGTTGACCATTGGTTGACCATGGTTGGGTTGTGTCGACCATTGATTGACCTTGGTTGGGTTGTGTTGACCATTGGTTGACCATTGGTTGACCATGTTTGTGTTGACCATTGGTTGACCAGGGTTGGGTTGACCATTGATTGACCATTGGTTGACCATGGTTGAGTTGACCATTGGTTGACCTTGGTTGGGTTGTGTTGACCCTTGGCTGACCTTGTTTGACCGTGTTTGTGTTGACCATTGGTTGACCATAGTTGGGTTGACCAGGGTTGGGTTGACCAGGGTTGGGTTGACCATGGATGGGTTGGGTTGAGTTGACCTTGGTTGACCATGGTTGGGTTGAGTTGACCTTGGTTGACCATTGGTTGACCGTGTTTGTGTTGACCATTGGTTGACCATTGGTTGACCAGTGTTGGGTTGACCAGGGTTGGGTTGACCATGGATGGGTTGGGTTGTGTTGACCCTTGGCTGACCTTGTTTGACCATGTTTGTGTTGACCTTGGTTGACCCTTGGTTGACCATTGGTTGACCAGGGTTGGGTTGACCATTGGTTGTGTTGACCTTGGTTGACCATTGGTTGACCATGGTTGGGTTGACCATGGTTGGGTTGTGTTGACCATTGGTTGACCATGGTTGGATTGAGTTGAccatggttgggttgggttgacCCTTGGCTGACCATTGTTTGACCGTGTTTGTGTTTCCGGCGTTTGCCGCCGTTGCAGTTTGTGCCGTCGCTGCGGCCGTTCCTGCAGACCTTGGCCATCGGCCTCGTGTCCTTCGGCGAGAATTACGGCAGCCGCGAGCCCGGCCTGGGTGAGACGCGCGCCCAAATCGGGCCAgatttgggccattttgggcaattttgggcaattttgggattttaaaaaaatttgggaatttttgggtggattttggagcattttgggtcaattttgggcttttttttgggaggtttttccttggagatttttgggtggattttggggtggattttggggttttttg is a genomic window containing:
- the LIPE gene encoding LOW QUALITY PROTEIN: hormone-sensitive lipase (The sequence of the model RefSeq protein was modified relative to this genomic sequence to represent the inferred CDS: deleted 1 base in 1 codon), which gives rise to MDLLQSLQILARDNLNFFSPPPTSTISSISGLSAPFPVPAQPLPVSHPLPVFPPLPVFPPLPVRLPAPFPAPFPPPPDVFADAFSALLRHGRHLGPALSRLSQIAPNFDLDPSTPGNGYRSLLQVVQVCLERAVERSRYVALHRRSLFFRAGANAAEIEAVAAALGQLRALTVLALKMAEISKPGCLFPDGEKVRKELGKDEEDEEEEEEEEEEGISEVVLREYSTMHNGCFYGRCLGFQFVPSLRPFLQTLAIGLVSFGENYGSREPGLGVAAGSLFTSGKFALDPELRGAEFERLTQNLDVHFWKSFWNLTETELLAVRTPKKTPKNRLGNPKKPQKPTREPQKNPKNRLGNPKNPKNRLGNPKKPQKPTREP